A window of the Lolium perenne isolate Kyuss_39 chromosome 7, Kyuss_2.0, whole genome shotgun sequence genome harbors these coding sequences:
- the LOC127313321 gene encoding uncharacterized protein: MAQSPLQTLIPFLLLLSTAPAVAPAAFPGIDAFLASSAARDPTAANDTFDSLPASLRRALSVPSPISASRLLSLSAAVPVNVRLAGAAFPASSARLLPSYVSSAVSSAPFHSSRRPHRLALSHSLHLDVAAPAASSNLATKAAAAVRAHLEAAPAPFHATALSSVPYSLVDDLVAEDYRALVGSSSAPAIYIYLLDLGKQPRPYAYTAAPGSADSHSPAFSRCLSPVWAGKDRYLWIDLGAGPVDYGPALSGDGVLPRGEFHPLAALHGRPKSEKALVASLASLVLSAYKLLLVPSLRIPVHYESSLLIRFIHIHGDDKDPAGLDWRAIEQSIRDGELPYEGQSLKFDFHSVKYSECPICSFVVARSTHSFTSRFLFDNYTMIVSEYLDSKRMRHVLSDSSEEMHRVAGVHDNDDGHDKVVPVYVFDLDYDKLLLLDRYHQAVAFRDMVVAVRTRSSQTVSDYSCNGRHVITMTRNLERPIIGSVLQTMFGVSPTHQSWSPEHDATVVDYTWSTGHTPFGPFSETKSLSFVQKDAARRNVLLTTLNYTITSTVTVLDSLAAHGGENILLRKKRHVEFIQRWNLLTYKLEKLVSAMSHLDYNKAMYLLRSSDHDMYALFSLVYQASQELEASLVCFKDPPFPWLSVSLSGVFVFGFFYVYSKRDKLFRSKRKQF, translated from the coding sequence ATGGCCCAATCCCCACTCCAAACCCTAAtacccttcctcctcctcctctcgacTGCCCCCGCCGTAGCGCCGGCCGCCTTCCCCGGCATCGACGCCTTcctcgcctcctccgccgcgcgGGACCCCACGGCCGCCAACGACACCTTCGACTCCCTCCCCGCCAGCCTGCGCCGCGCGCTCTCCGTCCCGTCCCCGATCTCCGCGTCccgcctcctctccctctccgccGCCGTCCCCGTCAACGTCCGCCTCGCCGGCGCCGCCTTCCCGGCCTCCTCCGCGCGCCTCCTCCCATCCTACGTCTCCTCCGCCGTCTCCTCCGCGCCCTTCCACTCCAGCCGCCGCCCGCACCGCCTCGCGCTCTCCCACAGCCTCCACCTCGACGTCGCCGCCCCGGCCGCGTCCTCCAATCTCGCAACCAAGGCCGCGGCCGCCGTCCGCGCCCACCTCGAGGCCGCCCCCGCGCCCTTCCACGCCACCGCGCTCTCCTCCGTGCCCTACTCGCTCGTCGACGACCTGGTAGCCGAAGACTACCGAGCCCTCGTCGGCTCGTCCTCCGCCCCAGCCATCTACATCTACTTGCTCGACCTCGGGAAGCAGCCGCGGCCGTACGCCTACACCGCGGCGCCCGGCTCCGCCGACTCCCACTCGCCCGCCTTCTCCCGCTGCCTCTCCCCCGTCTGGGCGGGCAAGGACCGCTACCTCTGGATCGACCTCGGCGCCGGCCCCGTGGACTACGGGCCCGCGCTCTCCGGCGACGGCGTCCTCCCTCGTGGTGAGTTCCATCCTCTCGCCGCTCTCCACGGCCGGCCCAAGTCCGAGAAAGCACTCGTCGCCAGCCTCGCCTCGCTGGTTCTCAGCGCTTACAAGCTGCTGCTAGTGCCTTCGCTCAGAATCCCAGTGCATTACGAGAGCTCTCTGCTTATTCGTTTCATTCACATCCATGGAGACGATAAAGATCCCGCCGGACTTGATTGGCGGGCAATTGAGCAGTCGATTCGGGATGGAGAACTGCCCTATGAGGGGCAGAGCTTGAAGTTTGATTTCCACAGCGTCAAGTACTCGGAGTGCCCGATTTGCTCGTTTGTGGTTGCCCGCTCAACACACTCGTTCACATCCAGGTTCTTGTTTGATAATTACACGATGATAGTGAGCGAGTACCTGGACTCCAAGCGGATGAGGCACGTGCTCTCGGACTCGTCGGAGGAGATGCACCGTGTGGCTGGGGTTCATGACAACGATGATGGGCATGACAAGGTTGTCCCAGTCTATGTGTTTGATTTGGATTACGACAAGCTTCTGTTGCTGGATAGGTACCACCAGGCGGTGGCTTTCCGTGATATGGTTGTTGCGGTCAGGACGAGGAGCTCGCAGACGGTCAGTGACTACAGCTGTAATGGCCGGCATGTGATTACAATGACTAGGAATCTTGAGCGTCCGATCATCGGCTCGGTTCTGCAGACAATGTTTGGCGTGTCGCCCACGCATCAGTCATGGAGCCCCGAGCACGATGCCACGGTCGTTGATTATACCTGGAGCACCGGACATACACCATTTGGGCCATTCTCAGAGACCAAATCGCTGTCTTTTGTGCAGAAAGATGCAGCCCGTAGGAACGTTCTTCTTACCACCCTCAACTACACAATCACCAGTACAGTTACTGTTCTGGACTCACTGGCTGCCCATGGCGGGGAGAATATACTCCTGAGAAAGAAAAGGCATGTTGAGTTCATTCAAAGGTGGAATCTGCTCACTTACAAGTTGGAGAAGCTGGTGTCAGCCATGTCCCACCTCGATTACAACAAGGCAATGTACCTTTTGAGATCTTCAGACCATGATATGTATGCCCTTTTCTCATTGGTGTATCAGGCTTCTCAGGAGCTAGAAGCGTCATTGGTTTGCTTCAAGGATCCACCATTCCCATGGTTATCAGTTTCCTTGTCTGGAGTTTTCGTATTTGGTTTCTTCTATGTGTACTCTAAGAGGGATAAATTGTTTAGGAGCAAAAGGAAGCAGTTCTGA
- the LOC127313323 gene encoding uncharacterized protein, whose translation MPLRHRSSSEGYRGFISHSLATMASSGVLFPPGLVRSLCFLAFFSLAICDETENDRQSLLCFKSHLSGPAAGVLPSWSNASREFCGWQGITCSATSPRRVIALDLESGGISGSIPPCVANLTWLTSLQLSNDSLHGGIPSELGRLSRLRSLNLSMNTLEGTIPSQLSACSQLRILGLWNNSLSGEIPPGLSQCKHLQEINLGNNKLQGSIPSSFGNLPEMRILVLASNRLTGNIPPSLGSSPYLTYVDLGMNDLTGAIPESLASSPSLQVLRLMSNNFTGELPKALFNSSALIALCLQQNSIVGSIPSVTVASSPIQYLYLRNNYLSGTIPSSLGNLSSLVHLRLTQNLLVGSIPESLGYIPTLQLLTLSMNNLSGSVPRSLFNMSSLTVLALAQNSLAGRLPIDIGYTLPNIQSLILSTNSFDGPIPASLLKAYHLQMLYLNNNRFIGHIPFFGSLPNLEQLDLAYNMLDANDWGFVSSLLNCSKLSMLALDGNNLKGRIPSSIGNLSNSLKFLWLSSNKISGPIPPEIGNLNSLTSLYMGSNLLTGHIPPTIGELRKLVYLSFAQNKLSGQIPYTVGNLVQLSMLKLDENNFSGSIPGSIAHCTRLEILNLAHNSLNGRIPSQIFRISTLSEELDLSHNYLSGGMPDEVGSLIHLKKMNMSNNRLSGNIPSTLGQCVVLEYLDIKSNFFAGTIPQSFANLGSIKNVDISQNNLSAKIPEFLTTLSSLENLNVSFNNFYGELPRSGVFDKAGAASIQGNDHLCTSVPIGSMPPCSPQVERKMKHQSLVLVLKIVLPVVAITIIILSYIAKIYWRKKVQQNTHLQKLNEKIKQISYEDVARATNKFSSANLIGSGSFGMVYKGSLQFQENIVAIKIFNLDIYGAQRSFTAECEAL comes from the coding sequence ATGCCGCTTAGACACCGATCCTCTTCGGAAGGATATCGAGGTTTCATCTCGCATAGTCTCGCAACAATGGCATCTTCGGGTGTCTTGTTTCCACCAGGCCTCGTTAGGTCTCTTTGCTTCTTGGCCTTCTTTTCGCTAGCCATCTGCGACGAAACCGAGAACGATAGACAATCCCTCCTTTGCTTCAAGTCCCACCTCTCGGGACCAGCCGCCGGAGTTTTACCTTCATGGAGCAACGCGTCCCGGGAGTTCTGCGGCTGGCAGGGGATCACCTGCAGCGCAACGTCCCCTCGGCGTGTCATCGCCCTGGACCTTGAATCGGGGGGCATCTCAGGGTCCATACCGCCTTGCGTCGCCAACCTCACCTGGTTGACAAGTCTCCAACTGTCAAACGACAGCCTCCATGGTGGCATACCGTCCGAGCTTGGCCGCCTGAGCCGGCTGAGAAGCCTCAACCTCAGCATGAACACTTTGGAAGGTACCATCCCATCCCAACTCTCTGCATGTTCCCAACTCAGAATCCTAGGCTTGTGGAACAACTCCCTCAGCGGAGAGATCCCACCTGGCCTTAGCCAATGCAAACATCTTCAAGAAATTAACCTTGGAAACAACAAGCTCCAAGGGAGCATCCCTTCTTCCTTTGGTAATCTTCCTGAGATGCGCATACTAGTTCTCGCTAGCAACAGGCTTACAGGCAACATACCGCCGTCTCTGGGCAGCAGCCCTTATCTCACGTATGTTGATCTCGGAATGAATGATCTCACAGGGGCTATCCCAGAGTCCTTAGCAAGCAGCCCATCTCTTCAGGTACTTAGGCTCATGAGCAATAATTTTACCGGAGAACTCCCAAAGGCCCTCTTCAACAGTTCGGCACTTATTGCCCTCTGCCTCCAACAGAACAGTATTGTTGGTTCCATACCTTCTGTTACTGTTGCATCTTCCCCTATACAATATCTATATTTGAGGAATAACTACCTTTCAGGAACAATACCTTCCTCACTAGGGAACCTGTCCTCCCTAGTTCATCTTCGCCTTACACAAAATCTGTTAGTTGGGAGCATCCCGGAGAGCTTAGGTTATATTCCAACACTACAACTATTGACCTTGAGTATGAACAACTTATCTGGGTCAGTTCCACGGTCTCTCTTCAACATGTCATCCCTCACAGTTCTTGCCCTAGCACAAAACTCACTTGCCGGAAGATTGCCGATCGACATCGGCTACACACTCCCGAATATTCAGTCCTTGATACTCTCAACAAACAGTTTTGATGGCCCAATCCCAGCCTCTCTTCTCAAAGCTTACCACCTACAAATGCTTTACCTGAACAATAATAGATTTATAGGACACATACCATTCTTTGGTTCATTGCCAAATTTGGAGCAACTTGATTTGGCATACAACATGCTAGATGCAAATGATTGGGGCTTTGTCTCTTCACTATTGAATTGCTCCAAATTGAGTATGCTGGCACTAGATGGGAACAACCTCAAAGGGAGAATTCCAAGTTCAATCGGCAACCTTTCCAATAGTCTCAAGTTCTTGTGGCTAAGTAGCAACAAAATTTCTGGACCTATACCACCAGAGATTGGCAACCTTAATAGCCTCACTAGCTTGTACATGGGTTCCAATCTTCTTACTGGCCATATACCACCAACGATAGGGGAGTTGCGCAAATTGGTATATCTATCTTTTGCACAAAACAAGCTTTCGGGTCAGATCCCATACACAGTTGGTAATCTTGTTCAGCTGAGTATGCTGAAATTGGACGAGAACAACTTCAGTGGAAGTATACCTGGAAGTATTGCACACTGTACTCGACTAGAAATTCTCAACCTCGCACACAACTCACTAAATGGGCGAATACCAAGTCAAATCTTCAGAATCTCCACACTTTCTGAAGAATTGGACTTGTCACATAATTACTTGTCTGGGGGAATGCCAGATGAAGTTGGCAGTCTCATTCACTTGAAGAAAATGAACATGTCAAATAACAGGTTGTCCGGCAACATTCCATCCACTCTCGGCCAGTGTGTTGTTCTAGAGTATCTTGACATAAAAAGCAACTTCTTTGCTGGAACCATTCCACAATCTTTTGCCAACTTAGGCAGCATAAAGAATGTGGATATTTCTCAGAACAATTTGTCTGCAAAAATACCAGAATTTCTGACAACTTTGAGTTCTCTGGAAAACCTCAATGTATCCTTCAACAACTTCTATGGAGAGCTTCCGAGAAGCGGTGTTTTTGACAAAGCAGGTGCAGCGTCAATCCAAGGAAATGATCATTTGTGTACAAGTGTTCCAATCGGAAGCATGCCTCCTTGTTCTCCACAGGTTGAGAGGAAAATGAAGCACCAATCATTAGTTCTAGTCCTCAAAATAGTACTACCAGTTGTTGCTATCACCATAATCATTTTGTCCTATATTGCAAAAATTTATTGGAGGAAGAAAGTGCAACAGAATACGCATTTGCAAAAACTTAATGAGAAGATAAAACAGATATCATATGAAGATGTTGCCAGGGCAACAAATAAGTTCTCCTCTGCAAACTTAATTGGCTCGGGATCATTTGGAATGGTTTATAAAGGCAGTCTGCAGTTTCAGGAAAATATAGTTGCTATCAAGATTTTCAATCTTGACATTTATGGAGCACAGAGGAGCTTCACCGCAGAATGTGAAGCCCTGTGA
- the LOC127313326 gene encoding uncharacterized protein isoform X2, which produces MGGAGAGVWGEGGGAARVPRRPVPPDSSSRKSPPHEESPIHPLPGPPPKKGNAVTESSQNPEQPVLFPCTVDEDPKHPAPPERSSNRCADHEELVLPCGAAESNVADKPLLYTIDKGPKYRTPDDGPCMTIPDPRGTPKEGVKHPLPDPPPRRL; this is translated from the exons atgggcggcgccggcgccggcgtttGGGGTGAAGGTGGCGGCGCAGCTAGGGTGCCGCGACGGCCAG TTCCGCCAGACTCTTCGAGTCGCAAGAGCCCTCCTCATGAAGAGTCGCCTATTCATCCACTTCCCGGTCCACCACCTAAAAAGGGTAATGCTGTAACAGAGAGTTCACAGAACCCGGAGCAGCCTGTTCTTTTTCCATGCACCGTCGACGAAGATCCTAAACACCCAG CTCCGCCGGAACGTTCAAGTAATAGGTGCGCTGATCATGAAGAGCTAGTTCTTCCATGTGGTGCTGCTGAAAGTAATGTAGCCGACAAGCCTTTGCTGTACACCATCGACAAAGGTCCTAAATACCGAACTCCTGATGATGGTCCATGCATGACGATTCCTGATCCTAGGGGTACACCCAAAGAAGGTGTTAAACACCCACTTCCTGATCCACCACCACGTAGGCTGTAG
- the LOC127313326 gene encoding uncharacterized protein isoform X1 — MAIAPRSSLRSLVLVMSHRKPRVSSFFSSSPDAPLPGHCTPDAPAVQPLAAPVPPDSSSRKSPPHEESPIHPLPGPPPKKGNAVTESSQNPEQPVLFPCTVDEDPKHPAPPERSSNRCADHEELVLPCGAAESNVADKPLLYTIDKGPKYRTPDDGPCMTIPDPRGTPKEGVKHPLPDPPPRRL; from the exons ATGGCAATTGCTCCACGCTCGTCTCTGCGCTCCCTGGTGCTTGTCATGTCGCACAGGAAGCCACGGGTGAGctctttcttctcctcctcccccGATGCTCCGTTGCCAGGACATTGTACTCCGGATGCGCCTGCCGTTCAGCCTCTAGCCGCTCCAG TTCCGCCAGACTCTTCGAGTCGCAAGAGCCCTCCTCATGAAGAGTCGCCTATTCATCCACTTCCCGGTCCACCACCTAAAAAGGGTAATGCTGTAACAGAGAGTTCACAGAACCCGGAGCAGCCTGTTCTTTTTCCATGCACCGTCGACGAAGATCCTAAACACCCAG CTCCGCCGGAACGTTCAAGTAATAGGTGCGCTGATCATGAAGAGCTAGTTCTTCCATGTGGTGCTGCTGAAAGTAATGTAGCCGACAAGCCTTTGCTGTACACCATCGACAAAGGTCCTAAATACCGAACTCCTGATGATGGTCCATGCATGACGATTCCTGATCCTAGGGGTACACCCAAAGAAGGTGTTAAACACCCACTTCCTGATCCACCACCACGTAGGCTGTAG
- the LOC127315359 gene encoding receptor kinase-like protein Xa21 yields the protein MNTLDVLFPGVVWYLYLFNFFCSLPLATCDETEDDRQALLCFKSQLTAPAGILASWSNTSLDVCSWHGITCSTLSPRRVIALDLDSEGISGSIPVCIANLTSLTRLQLSNNSFHGEIPSELGVLSRLRKFNLSMNALEGNIPSELYAMSQLQILDLRSNSLHGRIPPNLGQCEHLQEINLSNNNIEGAIPSSFGTLPELRKLVLTNNRLTGNIPPSLGSSRFLKYLDLGVNALIGVIPESLANSSSLQVLRLMSNNLTGELPKALFNTSSLLDISLQQNNLVGSMPSVTATSPPIQYLDLTNNHISGKIPSSIGNLSSLIDLRLTENNLSGSIPDSLCQIPALQILAMSVNSLSGPVPPSLFNMSSLTFLAIGNNSLVGSLPSNIGYTLPNIQALILSTNKFDGPIPASLAKAYNLGMLYLYNNSLTGSIPFFGSLPYLEQLDLSYNKLDAGNWGFVSSLTNCSMLTKLMLAGNNLQGNLPSSIGKLSGSLEWLWLRENKISGPIPQEIGNLTSLSSVYMDYNLITGDIPSSIGNLHNLVFLSFAHNRLSGQIPETIGNLVQLSSLKLDGNNITGSIPASIGRCNQLLILNLAHNSLDGSIPSKIFQISSLSQELDLSHNYLSGGVPVEVGGLINLNKLSISNNRLSGNIPSTLGHCAVLEYLEMQSNFIVGSIPEAFANLVSIKKIDISHNNLSGKIPEFFTSLSTLQDFNLSFNNFDGEVPRGGVFDNAGAVSIEGNDDLCTTSITTDGIPFCSTRVGRKEKHNSLALVLGIAISTFVLGILILLCVAIIYWRKRMQEKTHLQESNEHMKKLSYEDIVRATDRFSPANLIGSGSFGVVYKGSLNRPDDQVAIKIFNLNIYGAGRSFIAECEALRNARHRNLVKIITSCSSVDSTGKDFKALVFQYMPNGNLETWLHPKKTLEHGNRHILTFSQRIKICLDVAFALDYLHNQCASPLIHCDLKPDNILLDLDMTAYVTDFGLARFIFTTRSAHQDRSASLAGLKGSIGYIPPEYGMSEGISTKGDVYSFGVLLLQMMTGCSPIDEKFSDGGTLRESVDRAFPDNINAVADPVMLQDDSNAAEVLTKCVIPLVKLGLSCSKTSPKERPDMGRVSSEILGIIHVASQMGVM from the exons ATGAACACTTTGGATGTCTTGTTTCCAGGCGTTGTTTGGTATCTTTACCTCTTTAACTTCTTTTGCAGCCTACCACTAGCCACCTGCGATGAAACTGAAGATGATAGACAAGCTCTTCTTTGCTTTAAGTCCCAGCTCACAGCTCCAGCAGGAATTTTAGCTTCATGGAGCAACACGTCCTTGGACGTCTGCAGCTGGCATGGCATCACCTGCAGCACGCTGTCTCCTCGCCGTGTGATTGCACTGGACCTGGATTCAGAAGGCATCTCAGGCTCCATACCGGTTTGCATCGCCAACCTGACCTCTCTCACAAGGCTGCAGCTCTCAAATAATAGCTTCCATGGTGAAATACCTTCTGAGCTTGGCGTCCTGAGCCGGCTCAGAAAATTCAACCTCAGCATGAATGCTTTGGAAGGTAACATCCCATCTGAACTCTACGCAATGTCCCAGCTTCAAATTCTGGATTTGAGGAGCAATTCCCTCCACGGCAGGATCCCCCCTAACCTAGGTCAATGCGAGCATCTTCAAGAGATTAATCTTAGCAACAACAATATAGAAGGGGCCATCCCTTCTTCATTTGGAACCCTTCCTGAGCTGCGCAAGCTCGTTCTAACTAACAACAGGCTTACCGGCAACATACCGCCGTCTTTGGGCAGCAGCCGTTTTCTCAAATATCTTGATCTTGGGGTGAATGCTCTAATAGGCGTAATCCCGGAGTCCCTAGCAAACAGTTCATCTCTCCAAGTACTTAGGCTCATGAGCAATAATCTTACTGGAGAACTACCAAAGGCTCTCTTCAACACATCGTCTCTTCTTGACATTTCCCTCCAACAGAACAACCTTGTTGGTTCCATGCCTTCTGTTACTGCCACCTCTCCGCCTATTCAATACCTTGATTTAACGAATAACCATATTTCAGGAAAAATACCTTCCTCGATAGGAAACCTTTCCTCCCTCATTGATCTTCGTCTTACGGAGAATAATTTATCTGGGAGCATACCAGACAGCTTATGTCAAATTCCAGCACTACAGATACTGGCCATGAGTGTGAACAGCTTATCTGGGCCAGTTCCACCATCTCTCTTCAACATGTCATCCCTGACATTTCTTGCCATAGGGAACAACTCTCTTGTTGGAAGCTTACCGTCCAACATTGGTTACACACTCCCAAATATTCAGGCACTAATCCTCTCAACAAACAAGTTTGATGGCCCAATCCCAGCTTCTCTTGCTAAAGCATACAACCTTGGTATGCTCTACCTGTATAACAACAGCCTAACTGGGTCCATACCCTTCTTTGGGTCATTGCCATACTTAGAGCAACTTGATTTGTCATACAACAAGTTAGATGCAGGAAACTGGGGATTTGTTTCTTCACTCACAAATTGTTCTATGTTGACTAAACTGATGCTGGCTGGGAATAATCTCCAAGGGAATTTACCAAGTTCTATCGGGAAACTTTCCGGTAGTCTCGAATGGTTATGGCTAAGGGAAAACAAAATTTCTGGGCCTATACCACAAGAAATTGGCAATCTTACAAGCCTCAGCAGTGTATACATGGATTACAATCTTATCACTGGTGATATACCATCATCAATTGGGAATTTGCACAACTTGGTCTTTCTATCCTTCGCACACAACAGACTGTCAGGGCAAATCCCAGAAACTATTGGAAATCTAGTTCAGCTAAGTTCTCTGAAATTGGATGGGAACAACATTACTGGTAGTATACCTGCAAGTATAGGACGTTGTAATCAACTCTTAATACTGAACCTTGCTCACAACTCACTAGATGGCAGTATACCAAGTAAAATCTTCCAGATTTCTTCTCTTTCTCAAGAGTTGGACTTGTCACACAATTACTTGTCTGGAGGAGTGCCAGTGGAAGTAGGCGGTCTCATTAATCTGAACAAACTTAGCATATCTAATAACAGGTTGTCTGGCAACATCCCATCCACTCTTGGCCACTGTGCAGTTCTGGAGTATCTTGAGATGCAAAGCAACTTCATTGTCGGAAGCATCCCAGAAGCTTTTGCCAACTTAGTCAGCATAAAAAAGATTGATATTTCTCACAACAATTTGTCCGGAAAAATTCCAGAGTTCTTCACATCCTTGAGTACCCTGCAAGATTTCAATTTGTCTTTCAACAATTTTGATGGAGAAGTTCCGAGAGGTGGTGTTTTTGACAATGCTGGTGCAGTATCAATTGAAGGGAATGATGATTTATGCACTACTAGCATTACCACAGATGGTATACCATTTTGTTCCACACGAGTTGGCAGGAAAGAGAAACACAATTCATTGGCTCTGGTCCTAGGGATAGCCATCTCAACCTTTGTTCTTGGTATATTAATTTTATTATGTGTTGCAATAATTTATTGGAGGAAGAGAATGCAAGAAAAAACACATTTGCAAGAATCCAATGAGCACATGAAGAAGCTATCATATGAAGACATTGTGAGGGCAACGGACAGGTTCTCTCCAGCAAACCTAATTGGATCAGGATCATTTGGAGTGGTTTATAAAGGAAGTTTGAACCGTCCAGATGATCAAGTTGCCATCAAGATTTTTAACCTTAACATTTACGGAGCAGGTAGGAGCTTTATTGCAGAGTGTGAAGCCCTACGAAATGCCCGTCATCGAAATCTTGTAAAGATCATCACTTCATGCTCTTCTGTGGATTCTACTGGGAAAGATTTCAAGGCCCTCGTGTTCCAATACATGCCAAATGGGAACCTAGAAACGTGGCTACACCCGAAAAAAACACTTGAGCATGGCAACAGACATATTTTGACTTTCAGCCAAAGGATCAAAATTTGTCTGGATGTAGCATTTGCTTTGGATTATCTCCACAACCAGTGTGCATCTCCACTAATACACTGCGACTTGAAGCCAGACAATATTCTTTTGGATCTTGACATGACTGCCTATGTCACTGACTTTGGCCTGGCAAGGTTCATTTTCACTACACGGAGTGCACATCAAGACCGTTCAGCAAGCTTGGCCGGCCTTAAAGGATCCATCGGGTACATCCCACCAG AGTATGGCATGAGCGAGGGGATATCAACCAAGGGCGACGTCTACAGTTTCGGAGTGCTTCTGCTACAGATGATGACAGGGTGCAGTCCAATCGATGAGAAATTCAGCGATGGTGGGACTCTTCGTGAGTCCGTCGATAGAGCGTTTCCAGATAATATTAACGCGGTTGCCGATCCAGTGATGCTGCAAGATGACAGCAACGCGGCCGAAGTGCTGACTAAGTGTGTCATTCCACTGGTTAAATTAGGACTTTCTTGCTCCAAAACATCCCCCAAAGAGCGGCCGGACATGGGACGAGTTTCGAGCGAGATCCTCGGAATAATTCATGTGGCCTCACAGATGGGTGTGATGTGA
- the LOC127313325 gene encoding uncharacterized protein — translation MPPRKVDVRFIENARSRAARYAKRSRGLQKKASELSTLCGVPVALVCAPAPAAGAGAPFVWESEEGVLERYRAAAVPPDARARHTHRSYLEAELGKERAKLARARPGALPDWDPALNDMAPDEAREVLEAIDAALRAARDRMAALGLPADGRLALELVAAPDDDDASESDDAAVAPQYLALGYDGFEPQTMTCHGGSNDHGGQLEQFLMQPERGLVCVDGGGSSSSYVDPVDGTQAPDGYGDNAGYTWPDLTMCYPAHGSWNAPMPVGYYPYFADGALAPDHYSSAQDLTGGDYADTLPLEHTVGMDENFAYPHMDNIYAAHWQAQDFQRSDTGTGTGQAFHYLY, via the coding sequence ATGCCGCCCCGCAAGGTCGACGTGAGGTTCATCGAGAACGCGCGGTCGCGCGCCGCCAGGTACGCCAAGCGGTCCAGGGGCCTCCAGAAGAAGGCGTCGGAGCTCTCCACGCTCTGCGGCGTCCCCGTCGCGCTCGTCTGCGCCCCCGCACCCGCCGCCGGCGCCGGGGCTCCGTTCGTGTGGGAGTCGGAGGAGGGCGTCCTGGAGCggtaccgcgccgccgccgtcccgccGGACGCCCGCGCGCGGCACACGCACCGGAGCTACCTCGAGGCCGAGCTGGGCAAGGAGAGGGCCAAGCTCGCCAGGGCGCGGCCCGGCGCGCTGCCCGACTGGGACCCGGCGCTCAACGACATGGCGCCCGACGAGGCGCGGGAGGTGCTCGAGGCCATCGACGCTGCGCTGCGGGCCGCGCGCGACAGGATGGCGGCTCTGGGCTTGCCCGCCGACGGCCGGCTCGCGCTCGAACTGGTCGCAGCGCCCGATGATGACGATGCTTCCGAGTCCGACGACGCCGCCGTCGCGCCGCAGTACCTCGCGCTGGGCTACGACGGCTTCGAACCTCAGACGATGACATGCCACGGCGGGAGCAACGACCACGGCGGCCAACTCGAGCAGTTCCTGATGCAACCGGAGCGCGGGCTCGTGTGCGTCgacggcggcggcagcagcagctctTACGTGGACCCCGTCGACGGCACGCAGGCGCCGGACGGCTACGGCGACAATGCCGGTTACACCTGGCCCGATCTGACCATGTGCTACCCCGCCCACGGCTCGTGGAACGCGCCCATGCCGGTTGGGTACTACCCCTACTTCGCCGACGGCGCTCTGGCCCCTGACCACTACTCCTCCGCCCAGGACCTCACCGGCGGGGACTACGCCGACACGCTGCCGCTCGAGCACACCGTGGGCATGGACGAGAATTTCGCTTACCCCCACATGGACAACATCTACGCGGCGCATTGGCAGGCCCAGGACTTCCAGCGCTCTgacaccggcaccggcaccggccaAGCCTTCCATTATCTCTACTAG